A window of Exiguobacterium sp. FSL W8-0210 contains these coding sequences:
- a CDS encoding IS1182 family transposase codes for MFKDYNMNQLVLPLDLEVRLQENDIAFAVHHLVESIPDDVFDPFMRTTGCPAYHPRMMMKIILCAYTQSVFSGRKIEGLLSDSLRMMWLAQGNAPSYRTINRFRVHPAVTPILKQAFVTFRCHLVEMGEINEEAIFIDGTKLEANANRYTFVWRKSIERHSSSLVDKSNRIYDNLVEQDILPEIERESPDELTLSELEHMGEALDAHIASINQKIEASSDTQERKRLRSERKEPRLLRKEITDFIERKQRYALQKRTLAGRNSYSKTDTDATFMRMKEDHMQNGQLKPGYNVQIATEGQYTLAYDIYPNPTDARTLLPFLDEISSYLPLPPHIVADAGYGSQENYQDILMRRGRIPLIPYTMFEKEKSRKWRNDPFNTVNWSYDERSDRFVCPNGQDVTFRYMSKRTDRYGFTRDFKVYESEGCDGCPFRSRCTKAKEGRHRQVHINTSWEEQKEQMKKWLSDQKTGSLYAKRKIDVEPVFGYLKANLSFTRFSVRGKAKVKRELGFILMAVNLRKWLIQSVARRAT; via the coding sequence ATGTTTAAAGATTATAACATGAACCAGCTGGTTCTGCCCTTAGATTTAGAAGTTCGTCTTCAAGAAAATGATATCGCGTTCGCTGTCCATCATCTCGTCGAATCCATTCCGGATGATGTTTTCGATCCTTTCATGCGGACGACGGGATGCCCTGCTTATCATCCGCGGATGATGATGAAAATCATTTTATGTGCCTACACACAGTCGGTCTTCTCCGGTCGGAAGATTGAAGGATTACTATCCGATAGTCTGCGGATGATGTGGCTAGCGCAAGGGAATGCGCCGAGCTATCGTACCATCAACCGTTTTCGAGTGCATCCCGCAGTCACTCCAATCTTGAAGCAAGCCTTCGTTACCTTCCGTTGCCATCTCGTCGAGATGGGAGAAATCAATGAAGAAGCCATCTTTATCGATGGTACAAAGCTAGAGGCGAATGCGAACCGATACACCTTTGTTTGGCGGAAATCGATCGAACGTCATAGTTCGTCTCTCGTGGACAAATCGAATCGTATCTATGACAACCTCGTCGAACAAGACATCCTACCGGAAATTGAACGAGAAAGCCCGGACGAGCTCACTCTCTCAGAACTCGAACACATGGGTGAAGCTTTAGACGCACATATCGCTTCCATCAACCAAAAAATCGAGGCGAGTTCGGATACTCAAGAAAGAAAACGTCTACGTTCTGAACGGAAGGAACCACGTCTCCTTCGAAAGGAGATTACAGATTTCATCGAGCGGAAACAGAGATACGCCCTCCAAAAGAGGACGCTCGCTGGACGGAACAGCTATTCGAAAACAGACACAGACGCGACGTTCATGCGAATGAAGGAAGATCATATGCAAAATGGACAACTCAAGCCAGGCTATAACGTTCAAATCGCGACCGAAGGACAGTACACACTCGCTTATGATATTTATCCGAATCCGACGGATGCCCGGACGTTACTCCCCTTTTTAGATGAGATCAGCTCATATTTACCACTACCACCGCATATCGTTGCGGATGCCGGCTATGGGAGTCAGGAGAATTATCAGGATATTCTGATGCGCCGAGGGCGCATTCCACTCATCCCTTATACGATGTTCGAAAAAGAAAAGTCTCGAAAATGGCGCAATGATCCATTTAACACAGTAAACTGGTCTTATGATGAAAGGTCGGATCGTTTTGTGTGCCCTAATGGACAGGACGTAACATTCCGTTACATGTCCAAGAGAACAGATCGGTACGGATTCACGCGTGATTTCAAGGTGTATGAAAGCGAAGGGTGTGATGGCTGCCCGTTTCGCTCCCGTTGTACCAAGGCCAAAGAGGGTCGTCACCGACAGGTACACATAAACACTTCATGGGAAGAACAAAAAGAACAGATGAAAAAATGGCTTTCAGATCAAAAAACAGGATCCCTCTATGCGAAACGGAAGATAGACGTGGAACCAGTTTTTGGATATCTGAAGGCTAATTTGAGTTTCACTCGCTTTTCTGTGAGAGGAAAAGCGAAGGTGAAGCGTGAGCTCGGCTTCATCCTCATGGCCGTAAATTTAAGAAAATGGCTCATCCAAAGCGTTGCCCGAAGGGCAACTTGA
- a CDS encoding ATP-dependent Clp protease ATP-binding subunit, with protein MSKNTCDICGKPASVRVQANLNGQLRNMELCEGHYQEILQRNGLNISPIESLFGIRGTMLDNFFSSKLPFFNVDEEVSKENFYDETSSEVAPQKRGSALTSRLSENAEEMLQKAGQYASEFNRPEIDTEHLLLALTDSEVVQSIFNQFKIKVEDLKRQIQAEAKHGEKLHEGEISVSPRVKDALSRSFIASNDLGHTYVGPEHFLIGLSEEGEGLAANILRKYGLTPQSIRQQVSRVVGNGENKGGLSNVSNTPELEKFSRDLTKMAKEGKLDPVIGRAEEVETTIEILARRRKNNPVLIGDPGVGKTAIVEGLAQRIVDGEVPEGLKDKRLMELDINAMVAGSKYRGEFEERVQKVLKEISENKDDLIIFIDEVHTIVGAGQGGEEGGLDIANVFKPMLARGELNLIGATTLNEYQKYIEKDAALERRFQPVTIHETTPEQTIMILRGLRDTFEAYHKVTITEEAIISAVELSDRYIPSRFLPDKAIDLLDQAAARVKLIATSRPAGIQEIEAELQHLLRERDYVANRKQYDKASELTKVIEEKESELKKLTEDWESEKGSGSTEVKPEHIAHVVSHLTGIPVNELTTEEKDKLLRMEEQLHQRLVGQEEAVNAVSDAVRLSRSGLREENKPVATFLFLGPTGVGKTELAKALSEVIYGDENALLRIDMSEYGERHAVARLVGAPPGYVGYDEGGQLTEKVRRSPYSVILLDEIEKAHPDVYNILLQVFDDGRLTDGKGRVVDFTNTIIIATSNLGSDIIRTRLNSDSSSKEDYEGVKKEVMTVLASHFRPEFLNRIDEIIVFSALNKDQINEIVSLQLQRVAKNVSKQGITISFDQTLARHFTEEGYKPEFGARELKRVIRSELETKLAREILGGAIEKGDKILAKWDEQSQQIVFERTETNED; from the coding sequence ATGTCGAAGAACACATGTGATATTTGTGGAAAGCCAGCATCAGTCAGAGTCCAAGCAAACTTGAATGGTCAGTTACGAAATATGGAGTTATGTGAAGGTCATTATCAAGAAATTTTACAACGCAATGGATTAAACATTTCTCCAATCGAATCGTTATTTGGAATACGTGGCACTATGCTCGATAACTTTTTTTCGAGCAAACTACCTTTTTTTAATGTAGATGAAGAAGTTAGTAAAGAAAATTTTTATGATGAAACCTCGAGCGAAGTGGCACCGCAAAAGCGTGGTAGTGCTTTAACTAGCCGATTGAGTGAAAACGCGGAAGAGATGCTTCAAAAAGCGGGACAATATGCATCTGAATTTAACAGACCCGAAATAGATACAGAGCACTTATTGTTGGCGTTGACAGATAGTGAGGTTGTTCAAAGTATATTTAATCAATTCAAAATTAAAGTGGAAGATTTGAAAAGACAAATTCAAGCTGAGGCGAAACATGGAGAGAAACTACATGAAGGTGAGATTAGCGTTTCACCGCGAGTAAAAGACGCCTTAAGTCGTTCTTTTATTGCTTCAAATGATCTAGGACACACTTATGTTGGTCCCGAACATTTTTTGATTGGTTTATCTGAAGAGGGAGAGGGGCTGGCTGCAAACATCCTTCGCAAATATGGTTTGACGCCTCAATCTATAAGACAGCAAGTGAGTAGGGTTGTCGGGAACGGTGAAAACAAAGGAGGTCTATCCAATGTGAGTAACACCCCTGAACTGGAGAAATTTTCGCGCGATCTTACTAAGATGGCTAAAGAAGGAAAGCTAGATCCGGTCATAGGTCGTGCCGAAGAAGTGGAAACCACAATAGAGATATTAGCTCGACGTAGAAAAAATAATCCAGTACTGATTGGTGATCCAGGGGTTGGGAAAACTGCTATTGTAGAAGGGTTAGCACAACGAATTGTTGACGGTGAAGTACCTGAAGGTTTAAAGGATAAGCGATTAATGGAGTTAGATATTAATGCAATGGTTGCTGGATCAAAATACAGAGGAGAGTTTGAAGAACGTGTTCAAAAAGTGTTGAAGGAAATATCGGAAAATAAAGATGATTTAATTATATTCATTGATGAGGTCCATACGATTGTAGGCGCTGGACAAGGTGGTGAAGAAGGCGGTCTAGATATAGCTAACGTTTTCAAACCAATGCTTGCTAGAGGAGAGTTGAATCTCATTGGCGCGACTACTCTGAATGAATACCAAAAGTACATTGAAAAAGACGCGGCTTTAGAAAGAAGATTTCAACCGGTTACTATTCACGAGACGACTCCAGAGCAAACGATTATGATTTTAAGAGGTTTGCGCGATACTTTTGAAGCGTATCATAAGGTGACTATAACCGAAGAAGCTATTATTTCTGCAGTAGAGTTATCAGATCGATATATTCCTTCTCGTTTTTTACCTGATAAAGCCATTGACCTTCTTGATCAAGCGGCAGCTAGAGTTAAACTAATTGCCACTTCACGTCCTGCCGGAATTCAAGAAATCGAAGCTGAATTGCAGCACCTTCTAAGAGAGCGAGATTACGTTGCAAATAGAAAGCAGTATGATAAAGCAAGCGAACTTACAAAAGTTATTGAAGAAAAAGAAAGTGAGTTAAAGAAATTAACAGAAGATTGGGAATCCGAAAAAGGCTCAGGGAGTACAGAGGTAAAACCTGAACATATTGCTCATGTGGTTTCGCATTTGACTGGCATTCCAGTGAACGAACTAACAACAGAAGAAAAAGACAAACTTTTACGCATGGAAGAACAACTACATCAGCGCTTAGTAGGTCAAGAAGAGGCAGTAAACGCTGTTTCAGATGCAGTTCGTTTGTCTCGTTCAGGATTACGCGAAGAAAATAAGCCTGTCGCTACTTTTCTTTTCTTAGGACCTACCGGGGTAGGTAAGACCGAGCTTGCAAAGGCTTTATCAGAAGTTATTTATGGAGATGAAAATGCATTATTACGAATTGATATGTCAGAATATGGAGAGCGGCATGCAGTAGCACGTCTTGTAGGTGCTCCTCCTGGGTATGTGGGTTATGATGAAGGCGGTCAGCTCACCGAAAAAGTACGACGTTCACCTTACAGCGTGATATTGTTAGACGAAATTGAAAAGGCTCATCCTGACGTGTACAATATCTTACTTCAAGTTTTCGATGATGGACGACTTACTGATGGAAAAGGAAGAGTTGTAGATTTCACCAACACGATAATTATAGCTACGTCAAATTTAGGGTCAGATATTATTCGTACTAGATTAAACAGCGATAGTTCTTCTAAAGAAGATTATGAAGGCGTAAAAAAAGAAGTTATGACTGTCTTGGCAAGTCATTTCCGTCCTGAGTTTTTAAACAGGATTGATGAAATTATTGTATTTAGTGCTTTAAATAAGGATCAAATAAACGAAATTGTATCACTTCAACTACAACGTGTCGCGAAGAATGTGTCGAAACAGGGTATTACTATTTCTTTCGATCAAACTTTAGCTCGGCACTTTACAGAAGAAGGGTACAAACCTGAATTTGGTGCCCGAGAACTCAAACGTGTAATCCGTAGTGAGCTAGAAACGAAATTAGCTCGTGAAATTTTAGGAGGGGCTATTGAGAAAGGGGATAAAATATTAGCTAAATGGGACGAACAATCACAACAGATTGTTTTTGAACGCACGGAGACTAATGAGGATTAA